From a region of the Zerene cesonia ecotype Mississippi chromosome 11, Zerene_cesonia_1.1, whole genome shotgun sequence genome:
- the LOC119830411 gene encoding PDZ domain-containing protein 8 isoform X5, with protein MPDWWWLVMAALFGAVSALAVPIALFLYFIRPFEKKPPMEEDFSIPITLPPEILNELTRGAGSTPEGALNAMLQFIFQQSTADTRWLRRRMANELAELLAKTSSGKIFESLTLRSLEVGTEFPSISNLRLVSGELEEDGARLRSLDLRLDLAYDGSFRIEVDAVMLLGKIANISITVESISGNVRVMFRRTPYTHWALAFETPPKLELRVRGRFQGRQLKPRLAALVAAHIRRAVAQRHTLPNYKIRYKPFFPKSEPGSTEGEDGPTPHGRLTVRLVEVSRLYWSGNNGIVRAALAVDSHAWVSLRRGVLVLDVVLPAVTGPLGLVCCQGVGVVLVDTVVPMSPAYRADLRRDDVVLAIDNKPVANVAQVGKLLRSVERRAVTVRVRRGGAGGTARRDDEPKRLRTNFSFRRVSEVMEGVRLQGMRSAASKNNIHETDSPSKTIEAQNENDVQGKQKIEIARQLTKVTDQIGPTNFGLRKRRCSVENKSSDSSAGSTPPASGASTPLRQVTTTNKTVKHPDIPIIRTDSSECRVSEKEVTAEEDEQAFETGGPRQTEHVEICQMFWTKSVQLKPIIPFDEETDFKLNENHKYLNINVWVTVPGEKEEVLLGYLNIPLAALLSECQDSTVPHHMKRYQFLPPDVDIKFSKSHKLASHAGFEPCLCFGDALVWWEWEGGGAARSAPRARAPVPPRAAPAPAAHDFVRTHFHRSTQCDFCNKKIWLKDAMQCRNCGLCCHKKCVAKCQESSPCVPKQDREPSTGSGCQPPELIMTEADVIDPDSDDDEKAERKDSLDVHEEVGGAMSALVAGLRRAGSAHSLSAPKANASSRSLPPSPSHTPSVCVAKEAVAGGGEPVRRVRRDVGGAGRGARDAGASAAERTAARRAARGRKGLRARPGG; from the exons atgccGGACTGGTGGTGGCTGGTAATGGCGGCGCTGTTTGGAGCGGTATCGGCGCTCGCCGTGCCGATAGCATTGTTCCTGTACTTTATCCGGCCCTTCGAGAAGAAACCTCCCATGGAGGAAGATTTTAGCATACCTATTACTTTACCGCCC GAGATCCTAAACGAATTAACGCGCGGTGCGGGCAGTACTCCCGAAGGAGCTCTCAACGCAATGCTCCAATTCATATTCCAGCAGAGTACAGCGGATACACGATGGTTGCGAAGACGTATGGCCAATGAACTGGCTGAATTACTAGCCAAAACTTCTTCTGGAAAGATCTTCGAATCGCTGacg ttgcgGTCATTAGAAGTAGGTACAGAATTTCCCAGCATTTCCAACCTTCGTCTTGTAAGTGGCGAGCTTGAAGAAGACGGAGCTAGGCTGCGTTCCTTGGACTTGAGACTGGATCTAGCATATGATGGAAGTTTTAGAATCGAAGTGGATGCGGTTATGCTTCTTGGAAAGATAGCTAATATCTCTATCACTG TTGAAAGCATCAGCGGCAACGTCCGTGTGATGTTCCGGCGCACTCCATACACGCACTGGGCGCTCGCGTTCGAGACGCCTCCCAAACTGGAGCTGCGCGTGCGAGGCCGCTTCCAAGGGAGACAGCTCAAGCCGAGACTCGCCGCGCTAGTCGCCGCCCATATACGGCGAGCGGTCGCGCAGAGACACACGCTTCCTAATTACAAAATACG GTATAAACCATTCTTCCCGAAATCTGAGCCAGGGAGTACAGAAGGTGAGGATGGACCGACACCTCATGGACGACTGACTGTGAGGCTGGTGGAAGTGAGCCGATTGTACTGGTCGGGAAACAATGGGATTGTGCGAGCGGCCCTGGCGGTGGATTCTCATGCTTGG GTATCGCTGCGGCGTGGCGTACTAGTACTAGACGTAGTGTTGCCAGCAGTAACAGGACCGCTTGGGCTCGTGTGTTGCCAGGGAGTGGGCGTAGTGTTAGTGGACACAGTGGTGCCAATGTCACCGGCTTATAGAGCTGATTTGCGGCGAGATGATGTAGTACTGGCTATTGATAATAAGCCAGTTGCCAATGTCGCTCAg GTAGGTAAACTGCTCAGAAGTGTAGAAAGGCGTGCAGTAACAGTGCGGGTGAGGCGCGGTGGAGCGGGCGGCACTGCCCGCAGGGACGACGAGCCGAAACGACTGCGGACTAACTTCTCCTTCCGAAGGGTCTCGGAGGTCATGGAGGGGGTACGACTGCAGGGCATGCGGTCTGCGGCCTCTAAGAACAACatacat GAAACCGACTCCCCATCGAAAACTATAGAAGCCCAAAACGAGAATGATGTACAAGGGAAACAGAAAATTGAAATAGCTCGTCAACTCACTAAAGTCACTGATCAAATAGGTCCAACAAACTTTGGCTTACGTAAACGTCGATGTTCTGTTGAAAATAAGTCTTCCGATAGTTCGGCTGGGAGCACCCCTCCCGCATCTGGCGCCAGCACACCGTTGAGACAAGTGACGACAACGAACAAAACCGTCAAACATCCAGACATTCCAATCATTAGGACAGATTCTTCAGAATGCAGAGTTTCAGAGAAGGAGGTAACTGCAGAAGAAGATGAACAAGCTTTTGAAACTGGAGGTCCGAGACAGACCGAGCATGTCGAAATTTGTCAAATGTTTTGGACAAAAAGCGTCCAATTAAAACCAATCATTCCCTTCGACGAAGAAACAGATTTCAAGCTAAATGAGAATCATAAATATCTTAACATCAATGTTTGGGTCACAGTGCCAGGCGAAAAGGAAGAAGTATTGTTGGGATATCTGAATATTCCATTGGCAGCGTTACTTTCTGAATGTCAAGACTCTACAGTTCCTCATCATATGAAGCGATATCAATTCTTGCCCCCCGATGTTGATATTAAGTTCAG CAAAAGCCACAAGCTAGCATCGCACGCGGGCTTCGAGCCGTGCCTGTGCTTCGGCGACGCGCTCGTGTGGTGGGAGTGGgagggcggcggcgcggcccGCAGCGCcccgcgcgcgcgcgccccCGTGCCTccccgcgccgcgcccgcgcccgccgcgcacGACTTCGTGCGCACGCACTTCCACCGCTCCACGCAGTGCGACTTCTGCAACAAGAAG ATCTGGCTAAAGGATGCAATGCAATGTCGGAACTGCGGACTGTGCTGTCACAAGAAATGTGTTGCCAAGTGTCAAGAATCCTCTCCATGTGTGCCGAAACAAGATAGAG AGCCTTCAACGGGTTCCGGGTGCCAACCACCAGAGCTCATCATGACCGAGGCTGATGTTATAGATCCTGactctgatgatgatgaaaaagcCGAAAGAAAAGATTCCCTTGATGTTCACGAAGAAG TGGGTGGAGCAATGAGTGCGCTGGTTGCAGGGCTTCGGCGCGCCGGCTCCGCGCACTCACTGTCCGCGCCCAAAGCCAATGCCTCTTCGAGATCGCTCCCACCTTCACCGAGCCACACGCCCAG TGTCTGTGTCGCAAAGGAGGCAGTCGCTGGAGGCGGCGAACCCGTTCGGCGGGTGCGGCGCGACGTGGGCGGCGCGGGGCGGGGTGCGCGCGATGCTGGCGCCAGTGCTGCGGAGCGCACTGCCGCCCGACGCGCTGCTCGCGGCCGCAAGGGACTCCGCGCCCGACCTGGCGGCTAG
- the LOC119830411 gene encoding PDZ domain-containing protein 8 isoform X3, producing the protein MPDWWWLVMAALFGAVSALAVPIALFLYFIRPFEKKPPMEEDFSIPITLPPEILNELTRGAGSTPEGALNAMLQFIFQQSTADTRWLRRRMANELAELLAKTSSGKIFESLTLRSLEVGTEFPSISNLRLVSGELEEDGARLRSLDLRLDLAYDGSFRIEVDAVMLLGKIANISITVESISGNVRVMFRRTPYTHWALAFETPPKLELRVRGRFQGRQLKPRLAALVAAHIRRAVAQRHTLPNYKIRYKPFFPKSEPGSTEGEDGPTPHGRLTVRLVEVSRLYWSGNNGIVRAALAVDSHAWVSLRRGVLVLDVVLPAVTGPLGLVCCQGVGVVLVDTVVPMSPAYRADLRRDDVVLAIDNKPVANVAQVGKLLRSVERRAVTVRVRRGGAGGTARRDDEPKRLRTNFSFRRVSEVMEGVRLQGMRSAASKNNIHETDSPSKTIEAQNENDVQGKQKIEIARQLTKVTDQIGPTNFGLRKRRCSVENKSSDSSAGSTPPASGASTPLRQVTTTNKTVKHPDIPIIRTDSSECRVSEKEVTAEEDEQAFETGGPRQTEHVEICQMFWTKSVQLKPIIPFDEETDFKLNENHKYLNINVWVTVPGEKEEVLLGYLNIPLAALLSECQDSTVPHHMKRYQFLPPDVDIKFSKSHKLASHAGFEPCLCFGDALVWWEWEGGGAARSAPRARAPVPPRAAPAPAAHDFVRTHFHRSTQCDFCNKKIWLKDAMQCRNCGLCCHKKCVAKCQESSPCVPKQDREPSTGSGCQPPELIMTEADVIDPDSDDDEKAERKDSLDVHEEGLRRAGSAHSLSAPKANASSRSLPPSPSHTPRRQSLEAANPFGGCGATWAARGGVRAMLAPVLRSALPPDALLAAARDSAPDLAASLSASQIHDMLQAVREELSTLDASGEEGGEGRACALTALMLHCCAAAQLAQQRAADSLTS; encoded by the exons atgccGGACTGGTGGTGGCTGGTAATGGCGGCGCTGTTTGGAGCGGTATCGGCGCTCGCCGTGCCGATAGCATTGTTCCTGTACTTTATCCGGCCCTTCGAGAAGAAACCTCCCATGGAGGAAGATTTTAGCATACCTATTACTTTACCGCCC GAGATCCTAAACGAATTAACGCGCGGTGCGGGCAGTACTCCCGAAGGAGCTCTCAACGCAATGCTCCAATTCATATTCCAGCAGAGTACAGCGGATACACGATGGTTGCGAAGACGTATGGCCAATGAACTGGCTGAATTACTAGCCAAAACTTCTTCTGGAAAGATCTTCGAATCGCTGacg ttgcgGTCATTAGAAGTAGGTACAGAATTTCCCAGCATTTCCAACCTTCGTCTTGTAAGTGGCGAGCTTGAAGAAGACGGAGCTAGGCTGCGTTCCTTGGACTTGAGACTGGATCTAGCATATGATGGAAGTTTTAGAATCGAAGTGGATGCGGTTATGCTTCTTGGAAAGATAGCTAATATCTCTATCACTG TTGAAAGCATCAGCGGCAACGTCCGTGTGATGTTCCGGCGCACTCCATACACGCACTGGGCGCTCGCGTTCGAGACGCCTCCCAAACTGGAGCTGCGCGTGCGAGGCCGCTTCCAAGGGAGACAGCTCAAGCCGAGACTCGCCGCGCTAGTCGCCGCCCATATACGGCGAGCGGTCGCGCAGAGACACACGCTTCCTAATTACAAAATACG GTATAAACCATTCTTCCCGAAATCTGAGCCAGGGAGTACAGAAGGTGAGGATGGACCGACACCTCATGGACGACTGACTGTGAGGCTGGTGGAAGTGAGCCGATTGTACTGGTCGGGAAACAATGGGATTGTGCGAGCGGCCCTGGCGGTGGATTCTCATGCTTGG GTATCGCTGCGGCGTGGCGTACTAGTACTAGACGTAGTGTTGCCAGCAGTAACAGGACCGCTTGGGCTCGTGTGTTGCCAGGGAGTGGGCGTAGTGTTAGTGGACACAGTGGTGCCAATGTCACCGGCTTATAGAGCTGATTTGCGGCGAGATGATGTAGTACTGGCTATTGATAATAAGCCAGTTGCCAATGTCGCTCAg GTAGGTAAACTGCTCAGAAGTGTAGAAAGGCGTGCAGTAACAGTGCGGGTGAGGCGCGGTGGAGCGGGCGGCACTGCCCGCAGGGACGACGAGCCGAAACGACTGCGGACTAACTTCTCCTTCCGAAGGGTCTCGGAGGTCATGGAGGGGGTACGACTGCAGGGCATGCGGTCTGCGGCCTCTAAGAACAACatacat GAAACCGACTCCCCATCGAAAACTATAGAAGCCCAAAACGAGAATGATGTACAAGGGAAACAGAAAATTGAAATAGCTCGTCAACTCACTAAAGTCACTGATCAAATAGGTCCAACAAACTTTGGCTTACGTAAACGTCGATGTTCTGTTGAAAATAAGTCTTCCGATAGTTCGGCTGGGAGCACCCCTCCCGCATCTGGCGCCAGCACACCGTTGAGACAAGTGACGACAACGAACAAAACCGTCAAACATCCAGACATTCCAATCATTAGGACAGATTCTTCAGAATGCAGAGTTTCAGAGAAGGAGGTAACTGCAGAAGAAGATGAACAAGCTTTTGAAACTGGAGGTCCGAGACAGACCGAGCATGTCGAAATTTGTCAAATGTTTTGGACAAAAAGCGTCCAATTAAAACCAATCATTCCCTTCGACGAAGAAACAGATTTCAAGCTAAATGAGAATCATAAATATCTTAACATCAATGTTTGGGTCACAGTGCCAGGCGAAAAGGAAGAAGTATTGTTGGGATATCTGAATATTCCATTGGCAGCGTTACTTTCTGAATGTCAAGACTCTACAGTTCCTCATCATATGAAGCGATATCAATTCTTGCCCCCCGATGTTGATATTAAGTTCAG CAAAAGCCACAAGCTAGCATCGCACGCGGGCTTCGAGCCGTGCCTGTGCTTCGGCGACGCGCTCGTGTGGTGGGAGTGGgagggcggcggcgcggcccGCAGCGCcccgcgcgcgcgcgccccCGTGCCTccccgcgccgcgcccgcgcccgccgcgcacGACTTCGTGCGCACGCACTTCCACCGCTCCACGCAGTGCGACTTCTGCAACAAGAAG ATCTGGCTAAAGGATGCAATGCAATGTCGGAACTGCGGACTGTGCTGTCACAAGAAATGTGTTGCCAAGTGTCAAGAATCCTCTCCATGTGTGCCGAAACAAGATAGAG AGCCTTCAACGGGTTCCGGGTGCCAACCACCAGAGCTCATCATGACCGAGGCTGATGTTATAGATCCTGactctgatgatgatgaaaaagcCGAAAGAAAAGATTCCCTTGATGTTCACGAAGAAG GGCTTCGGCGCGCCGGCTCCGCGCACTCACTGTCCGCGCCCAAAGCCAATGCCTCTTCGAGATCGCTCCCACCTTCACCGAGCCACACGCCCAG GAGGCAGTCGCTGGAGGCGGCGAACCCGTTCGGCGGGTGCGGCGCGACGTGGGCGGCGCGGGGCGGGGTGCGCGCGATGCTGGCGCCAGTGCTGCGGAGCGCACTGCCGCCCGACGCGCTGCTCGCGGCCGCAAGGGACTCCGCGCCCGACCTGGCGGCTAGCCTCTCCGCCTCGCAGATACACGACATG TTACAAGCGGTTCGTGAAGAGCTGTCAACGCTAGACGCAAGCGGTGAGGAGGGCGGGGAGGGTCGCGCATGCGCACTCACCGCGTTGATGTTGCACTGCTGTGCCGCTGCCCAACTCGCACAACAACGAGCTGCAGACTCTCTTACTTCTTAA
- the LOC119830411 gene encoding PDZ domain-containing protein 8 isoform X1, which yields MPDWWWLVMAALFGAVSALAVPIALFLYFIRPFEKKPPMEEDFSIPITLPPEILNELTRGAGSTPEGALNAMLQFIFQQSTADTRWLRRRMANELAELLAKTSSGKIFESLTLRSLEVGTEFPSISNLRLVSGELEEDGARLRSLDLRLDLAYDGSFRIEVDAVMLLGKIANISITVESISGNVRVMFRRTPYTHWALAFETPPKLELRVRGRFQGRQLKPRLAALVAAHIRRAVAQRHTLPNYKIRYKPFFPKSEPGSTEGEDGPTPHGRLTVRLVEVSRLYWSGNNGIVRAALAVDSHAWVSLRRGVLVLDVVLPAVTGPLGLVCCQGVGVVLVDTVVPMSPAYRADLRRDDVVLAIDNKPVANVAQVGKLLRSVERRAVTVRVRRGGAGGTARRDDEPKRLRTNFSFRRVSEVMEGVRLQGMRSAASKNNIHETDSPSKTIEAQNENDVQGKQKIEIARQLTKVTDQIGPTNFGLRKRRCSVENKSSDSSAGSTPPASGASTPLRQVTTTNKTVKHPDIPIIRTDSSECRVSEKEVTAEEDEQAFETGGPRQTEHVEICQMFWTKSVQLKPIIPFDEETDFKLNENHKYLNINVWVTVPGEKEEVLLGYLNIPLAALLSECQDSTVPHHMKRYQFLPPDVDIKFSKSHKLASHAGFEPCLCFGDALVWWEWEGGGAARSAPRARAPVPPRAAPAPAAHDFVRTHFHRSTQCDFCNKKIWLKDAMQCRNCGLCCHKKCVAKCQESSPCVPKQDREPSTGSGCQPPELIMTEADVIDPDSDDDEKAERKDSLDVHEEVGGAMSALVAGLRRAGSAHSLSAPKANASSRSLPPSPSHTPRRQSLEAANPFGGCGATWAARGGVRAMLAPVLRSALPPDALLAAARDSAPDLAASLSASQIHDMLQAVREELSTLDASGEEGGEGRACALTALMLHCCAAAQLAQQRAADSLTS from the exons atgccGGACTGGTGGTGGCTGGTAATGGCGGCGCTGTTTGGAGCGGTATCGGCGCTCGCCGTGCCGATAGCATTGTTCCTGTACTTTATCCGGCCCTTCGAGAAGAAACCTCCCATGGAGGAAGATTTTAGCATACCTATTACTTTACCGCCC GAGATCCTAAACGAATTAACGCGCGGTGCGGGCAGTACTCCCGAAGGAGCTCTCAACGCAATGCTCCAATTCATATTCCAGCAGAGTACAGCGGATACACGATGGTTGCGAAGACGTATGGCCAATGAACTGGCTGAATTACTAGCCAAAACTTCTTCTGGAAAGATCTTCGAATCGCTGacg ttgcgGTCATTAGAAGTAGGTACAGAATTTCCCAGCATTTCCAACCTTCGTCTTGTAAGTGGCGAGCTTGAAGAAGACGGAGCTAGGCTGCGTTCCTTGGACTTGAGACTGGATCTAGCATATGATGGAAGTTTTAGAATCGAAGTGGATGCGGTTATGCTTCTTGGAAAGATAGCTAATATCTCTATCACTG TTGAAAGCATCAGCGGCAACGTCCGTGTGATGTTCCGGCGCACTCCATACACGCACTGGGCGCTCGCGTTCGAGACGCCTCCCAAACTGGAGCTGCGCGTGCGAGGCCGCTTCCAAGGGAGACAGCTCAAGCCGAGACTCGCCGCGCTAGTCGCCGCCCATATACGGCGAGCGGTCGCGCAGAGACACACGCTTCCTAATTACAAAATACG GTATAAACCATTCTTCCCGAAATCTGAGCCAGGGAGTACAGAAGGTGAGGATGGACCGACACCTCATGGACGACTGACTGTGAGGCTGGTGGAAGTGAGCCGATTGTACTGGTCGGGAAACAATGGGATTGTGCGAGCGGCCCTGGCGGTGGATTCTCATGCTTGG GTATCGCTGCGGCGTGGCGTACTAGTACTAGACGTAGTGTTGCCAGCAGTAACAGGACCGCTTGGGCTCGTGTGTTGCCAGGGAGTGGGCGTAGTGTTAGTGGACACAGTGGTGCCAATGTCACCGGCTTATAGAGCTGATTTGCGGCGAGATGATGTAGTACTGGCTATTGATAATAAGCCAGTTGCCAATGTCGCTCAg GTAGGTAAACTGCTCAGAAGTGTAGAAAGGCGTGCAGTAACAGTGCGGGTGAGGCGCGGTGGAGCGGGCGGCACTGCCCGCAGGGACGACGAGCCGAAACGACTGCGGACTAACTTCTCCTTCCGAAGGGTCTCGGAGGTCATGGAGGGGGTACGACTGCAGGGCATGCGGTCTGCGGCCTCTAAGAACAACatacat GAAACCGACTCCCCATCGAAAACTATAGAAGCCCAAAACGAGAATGATGTACAAGGGAAACAGAAAATTGAAATAGCTCGTCAACTCACTAAAGTCACTGATCAAATAGGTCCAACAAACTTTGGCTTACGTAAACGTCGATGTTCTGTTGAAAATAAGTCTTCCGATAGTTCGGCTGGGAGCACCCCTCCCGCATCTGGCGCCAGCACACCGTTGAGACAAGTGACGACAACGAACAAAACCGTCAAACATCCAGACATTCCAATCATTAGGACAGATTCTTCAGAATGCAGAGTTTCAGAGAAGGAGGTAACTGCAGAAGAAGATGAACAAGCTTTTGAAACTGGAGGTCCGAGACAGACCGAGCATGTCGAAATTTGTCAAATGTTTTGGACAAAAAGCGTCCAATTAAAACCAATCATTCCCTTCGACGAAGAAACAGATTTCAAGCTAAATGAGAATCATAAATATCTTAACATCAATGTTTGGGTCACAGTGCCAGGCGAAAAGGAAGAAGTATTGTTGGGATATCTGAATATTCCATTGGCAGCGTTACTTTCTGAATGTCAAGACTCTACAGTTCCTCATCATATGAAGCGATATCAATTCTTGCCCCCCGATGTTGATATTAAGTTCAG CAAAAGCCACAAGCTAGCATCGCACGCGGGCTTCGAGCCGTGCCTGTGCTTCGGCGACGCGCTCGTGTGGTGGGAGTGGgagggcggcggcgcggcccGCAGCGCcccgcgcgcgcgcgccccCGTGCCTccccgcgccgcgcccgcgcccgccgcgcacGACTTCGTGCGCACGCACTTCCACCGCTCCACGCAGTGCGACTTCTGCAACAAGAAG ATCTGGCTAAAGGATGCAATGCAATGTCGGAACTGCGGACTGTGCTGTCACAAGAAATGTGTTGCCAAGTGTCAAGAATCCTCTCCATGTGTGCCGAAACAAGATAGAG AGCCTTCAACGGGTTCCGGGTGCCAACCACCAGAGCTCATCATGACCGAGGCTGATGTTATAGATCCTGactctgatgatgatgaaaaagcCGAAAGAAAAGATTCCCTTGATGTTCACGAAGAAG TGGGTGGAGCAATGAGTGCGCTGGTTGCAGGGCTTCGGCGCGCCGGCTCCGCGCACTCACTGTCCGCGCCCAAAGCCAATGCCTCTTCGAGATCGCTCCCACCTTCACCGAGCCACACGCCCAG GAGGCAGTCGCTGGAGGCGGCGAACCCGTTCGGCGGGTGCGGCGCGACGTGGGCGGCGCGGGGCGGGGTGCGCGCGATGCTGGCGCCAGTGCTGCGGAGCGCACTGCCGCCCGACGCGCTGCTCGCGGCCGCAAGGGACTCCGCGCCCGACCTGGCGGCTAGCCTCTCCGCCTCGCAGATACACGACATG TTACAAGCGGTTCGTGAAGAGCTGTCAACGCTAGACGCAAGCGGTGAGGAGGGCGGGGAGGGTCGCGCATGCGCACTCACCGCGTTGATGTTGCACTGCTGTGCCGCTGCCCAACTCGCACAACAACGAGCTGCAGACTCTCTTACTTCTTAA